CGGCCCTCCTCGGCCGGATGCCGAGCGCCGTCGGCTACCAGCCGACCCTCGCCACCGAGATGGGCGAGATGCAGGAGCGCATCACCTCTACCAAGAAGGGGGCCATCACGAGCGTCCAGGCCGTCTACGTCCCGGCAGACGACCTCACCGACCCCGCCCCGGCGACGACCTTCGCCCACCTCGACGCCACGACGGTGCTCTCGCGCCAGATCGCGTCGCTCGGCATCTACCCCGCCATCGACCCGCTCGACTCGAACAGCCGAATCCTCGACCCGCGCATCCTCGGCGACGAGCACTACCAGACGGCGCAGGACG
The sequence above is drawn from the Bacteroidota bacterium genome and encodes:
- a CDS encoding F0F1 ATP synthase subunit beta, whose amino-acid sequence is ALLGRMPSAVGYQPTLATEMGEMQERITSTKKGAITSVQAVYVPADDLTDPAPATTFAHLDATTVLSRQIASLGIYPAIDPLDSNSRILDPRILGDEHYQTAQDVKELLQRYRELQDIIAILGMDELSDEDKLVVSRARKAERFMSQPFFVAEQFTGTPGKYVKIDDTIRGFRMILDGELDPFPEQAFLYKGAIEEVIEAGEKMLAEA